From a single bacterium genomic region:
- a CDS encoding aminotransferase class V-fold PLP-dependent enzyme, with amino-acid sequence MTDGTAPTHSGSAPGPAVAPPGPAASWAAYRAEFPIFERATYLNTCSLGALGGRVRTAVGRFLDLWDESGASAWYGPWWQELDALRGSFAQVIGAAPEEVALAPSITGAITAVASCFDYSARPRVIVSDIDFPTIPYQWLPRRGVEVAYAASPDGLSVPLETFERLIDERTQLVVASHVYFQSGEIQDVAALARLAHARGALLLVDAYQSVGQLPVDVHALGVDFLVTGGLKWLLGGPGIAYLYVRRDLYRGLAPSVVGWFAHGRQFAFDTRRFEYADDARRFQAGTPSVAAIYAARAGLDYVHEIGPAALRARQIALLADLAGGLGEIGVPARMRRTVQDLAGILTVPVADPPAAVAALRAERVIVDARPGVIRLSPYFYNNAEDLERTLAALRRHLA; translated from the coding sequence GTGACCGACGGCACCGCGCCGACCCATTCGGGTTCAGCCCCGGGCCCGGCGGTTGCCCCGCCGGGCCCGGCGGCCTCATGGGCCGCCTACCGGGCCGAGTTTCCGATCTTCGAGCGCGCGACGTACCTGAATACGTGCTCGCTCGGTGCCCTGGGCGGCCGAGTTCGCACCGCCGTCGGCCGCTTCCTCGATCTCTGGGACGAATCGGGGGCCTCGGCGTGGTACGGTCCGTGGTGGCAGGAGCTCGATGCGCTGCGCGGATCGTTCGCGCAGGTGATCGGCGCCGCGCCCGAGGAAGTGGCGCTCGCGCCGTCGATCACGGGCGCCATCACCGCGGTCGCGAGCTGCTTCGACTATTCGGCGCGCCCGCGCGTGATCGTCTCGGACATCGACTTTCCGACCATTCCGTATCAGTGGTTGCCGCGCCGCGGCGTGGAGGTGGCCTACGCCGCGAGTCCCGACGGGCTCTCGGTGCCGCTCGAGACGTTTGAGCGCCTGATCGACGAGCGGACGCAGCTCGTCGTCGCCTCCCACGTGTACTTTCAGAGCGGCGAGATCCAGGACGTCGCCGCGCTCGCGCGGCTCGCGCACGCGCGGGGCGCCTTGCTGTTGGTCGACGCCTACCAGTCGGTCGGCCAGCTCCCGGTGGACGTGCACGCGCTCGGCGTCGACTTTCTGGTGACCGGCGGGCTGAAGTGGCTGCTCGGCGGCCCGGGGATCGCCTACCTCTATGTGCGGCGCGACCTGTACCGCGGGCTCGCGCCCTCGGTTGTGGGCTGGTTTGCGCACGGACGGCAATTCGCGTTCGACACGCGGCGGTTCGAGTACGCGGACGACGCGCGTCGCTTTCAGGCCGGGACCCCCTCGGTCGCGGCGATCTACGCGGCCCGGGCGGGCCTCGACTACGTGCACGAGATCGGGCCGGCCGCACTGCGCGCGCGCCAGATCGCGCTGCTCGCCGACCTGGCCGGCGGACTGGGCGAGATCGGCGTTCCGGCGCGGATGCGGCGGACGGTACAGGATCTTGCCGGAATCCTCACCGTTCCGGTCGCGGATCCACCGGCCGCCGTCGCAGCGCTCCGCGCCGAACGCGTGATCGTCGATGCGCGGCCCGGCGTGATCCGGCTGTCTCCGTACTTCTATAATAACGCCGAGGACCTCGAGCGGACCCTCGCCGCGCTGCGCCGGCATCTCGCGTAG
- the dtd gene encoding D-aminoacyl-tRNA deacylase — protein MRALVQRVRRAAVYAADPVGDLEPLGRIARGFAVLLGVSRSDGPAEACALAGRVAALRIFDDEAGRLNRSITDVGGEVLSVPQFTLYADTSGGRRPSFGEAAPPEQAEPLYRLFNETLAAAGVRVVPGRFRTHMLVEIHNDGPVTVMLETERRAK, from the coding sequence ATGCGGGCACTGGTCCAGCGCGTGCGGCGGGCCGCCGTGTACGCGGCGGATCCGGTCGGTGATCTCGAGCCGCTGGGGCGGATCGCCCGCGGATTTGCGGTGCTGCTCGGGGTCAGCCGCTCGGACGGCCCCGCGGAGGCGTGCGCGCTCGCCGGCCGTGTCGCGGCGCTTCGGATCTTCGACGACGAAGCCGGGCGCCTCAATCGGTCGATCACGGACGTCGGCGGCGAGGTCTTGAGCGTGCCGCAGTTCACGCTTTACGCCGATACGTCGGGCGGCCGGCGGCCGAGCTTCGGGGAGGCGGCGCCGCCCGAGCAGGCCGAGCCTCTGTACCGGCTGTTCAACGAGACGCTGGCGGCCGCGGGCGTACGTGTCGTGCCGGGCCGTTTTCGAACGCATATGCTCGTGGAAATCCACAACGACGGACCGGTGACGGTCATGCTGGAGACGGAGCGCCGGGCGAAGTGA
- the hisS gene encoding histidine--tRNA ligase: MELRVPRGMQDVLPEDTGRWQRVEARMRDLAGRYGYREIRTPIVEHTEVFQRGVGAGTDIVDKEMYTFEDRGGRSLTLRAEGTAPVVRAVLEHNLAAQAPPVRVYYICPIFRYDRPQAGRYRQHTQFGAEVIGAPAPAADAEVLSLAVRLTEAVGLRGLDVRLSSVGDAKCRPHYEDVLRAYYAPRLDELCDDCRRRYDTAPMRLLDCKREHDREIAAGAPRILDYLCDECRAHFAGVRAHLEAMGISYTVDPMIVRGLNYYTRTAFEAMSGALGAQNVVFGGGRYDGLAEQMGGPPTPGVGFGMGIERLLIVLDAAGTRPSADHGVDLFIATAGTGSPQALAIADRLRGRGLSVTADVMGRGLRSQMRQADRAGAAWVLLLGEDEVKRGAAILREMASGEQAEVPLDRVADEVPARIRAAGPPRGAAPGGAAEVAR, encoded by the coding sequence ATGGAGCTTAGGGTCCCCCGCGGCATGCAGGACGTCCTGCCCGAGGACACCGGCCGGTGGCAGCGGGTCGAGGCGCGGATGCGCGACCTCGCGGGCCGGTACGGGTACCGCGAGATCCGCACACCGATCGTGGAGCACACGGAGGTCTTCCAGCGCGGCGTCGGCGCCGGGACCGATATCGTCGACAAAGAGATGTACACGTTCGAAGATCGGGGCGGACGCAGCCTGACGCTGCGCGCCGAGGGCACCGCGCCCGTCGTGCGCGCCGTCCTCGAGCACAACCTCGCGGCCCAGGCGCCTCCCGTGCGGGTATACTACATCTGCCCGATCTTCCGCTACGATCGGCCCCAGGCCGGCCGCTATCGCCAGCACACGCAGTTCGGCGCGGAAGTGATCGGCGCCCCCGCGCCCGCCGCGGACGCGGAGGTCCTGAGCCTGGCCGTGCGTCTGACGGAGGCCGTCGGCCTGCGGGGCCTCGACGTGCGCCTCTCGAGCGTCGGCGACGCCAAGTGCCGGCCGCACTACGAAGACGTGCTGCGCGCCTACTACGCGCCGCGCCTCGACGAACTCTGCGACGACTGCCGGCGGCGCTACGACACCGCGCCGATGCGCCTCTTGGACTGCAAGCGCGAGCACGACCGCGAGATCGCGGCCGGCGCGCCGCGCATCCTCGATTACCTCTGCGACGAGTGCCGGGCGCACTTTGCCGGCGTGCGCGCGCATCTGGAGGCGATGGGCATCTCGTACACCGTCGATCCGATGATCGTGCGCGGCCTGAACTACTACACCCGCACGGCGTTCGAAGCGATGTCGGGGGCGCTCGGGGCGCAGAACGTCGTGTTCGGGGGCGGTCGGTACGACGGGCTCGCCGAGCAGATGGGCGGCCCGCCGACGCCCGGCGTGGGATTCGGCATGGGCATCGAACGGCTGCTGATCGTGTTGGACGCCGCGGGCACCCGGCCCTCCGCGGATCACGGCGTCGATCTCTTCATCGCGACGGCGGGGACGGGGAGCCCGCAGGCGCTCGCGATCGCGGACCGGCTGCGCGGCCGGGGCCTGAGCGTGACGGCGGACGTGATGGGGCGGGGCCTGCGGAGCCAGATGCGGCAGGCCGACCGCGCCGGCGCGGCCTGGGTGCTGCTGCTCGGCGAAGACGAGGTCAAGCGCGGCGCCGCGATTCTTCGCGAGATGGCGTCCGGCGAACAGGCGGAAGTCCCGCTCGACCGCGTC